The Kribbella sp. NBC_00662 nucleotide sequence TATCCTGGTCACACAACGTGCGCACCCACGATCAGGAGTTCTCATGCAGACCCCGTTCCAGCTCCCGAACGGCGACACCGCCATGGTGACCGACACCGCCACCGCCGGCCGCAGCCTCGGCCGGGCGGTCGAGCTGTGGCGCGAGGGCGCAACAGAACCGCTTTTCTACGGTTCCGAGGGCCGCCCCGAAGGCGTGGTCATCTCGTTCGACCAGTGGGCCGAGTACGTGACGCTGAAGGAGGACGCCGAGGACGACCGGCGCCGTGAGGAGATCGTCCGCCGACGCCTCGACGACGACCCCTCGAAGTGGGTCTCCTTCGAGGACGCCGCTCGTGAAGGCGGCTGGGATCTCGACGTCCCGCCCGGACCGGCTGACGACCCCGGCCATCGCCCGTGACGACGTACCACCTGATCTTCCACGACGATCTCCGGCAGGAGATCAATCGGCTGAGCGCCGAGTACAAACGAGATCCCGACAGCCCGGGCGGCCGGGAGTACGTCGGGGTCATCAATGCGACAAAGGCGTTGCAGTCGGGGCGCGAGGACGCCTACGAGGGCAAGCGGCTCGGTTACGGTCCGCAGTCGCACGATCTGCGTGACTGCGCCGAACTGAAGGTCCCGGTGGTGCAGGAGACCACACCGGGCGGGTTCCCGCGGGGGCCTTCCCATCGGCTGGTCTACCGGGAGTTCGACCCGCTGCCGGTGGTGCGGGACGGGCGCGTCGTACCAGACCCGGACGCCAAGCCGTACCGCCAGATCGTGTCCTTCGGGCACCGGTCCGCCGACCCGGCGGCCATCGCAGGACAGCGTCTGGGTAGGTCGCGGGGCCTGCCGGAGCACGAGCTCCATGGTGTGATCGGGGGAGGGCGCCCTGCCCACGGAAAGGACCTGCGGGAAGGCATTCAGACGACTCCGCACCGGATTCCGGTCCCCGGCGACTTGCTGAAGCAGGCGCAGATCCTTCGCGACAGCCCACCTGCCGGCACCGCGGCGAAGCCGACCACTGCACCCCAGGCCAACGCCAACCGACTGCCCAGGCCTGGCCCGTCCAAGTCGAAGGAACGCTGAACCCGGGCGATCGACCGGTCCGGGTCGGTTCAGGCGGCGTCGGTCTTGTGCGGGGTGAACGAGACTCGAGTCTCGTCGCCGTCAAGTGCGATGTCGAGCGATGCGTCCAAGGCGTGCGCGAGCTTCGAGAGCGACGGCAGTGTGGGGACGGTGTCCGAACCTTCGATGCGCGAGACCTTCGCCTGCGTCAACCCGGCACGCTCAGCAAGCTGGCTCTGGGTGAGACCGAGCTCGACACGCCGTTCGTAAACAGCTCGAGCAAGGGCCATCGACAGTCGGATCTCGCGACGCGCCTGTACGACGTCTTCGGGCTCGACTGCAGCTGTGCCCAGCTTCCCCGGACGCCACCGGACCTGGGTGAATTTCCGAACCATGTATCAGGCGCTTGTCCGGGGGTTCTTTATGGGCGACAGGGGACTGGGCTGGGGTGAGGGGAAGACGAATGAGGGTTCTGGTCACCGGGGATCGGGGTTATATCGGGGCCGTCATGGTGCCGTTCCTGCGGGCCGCCGGGCACAGCGTCGACGGTCTGGATACGGGCCTGTACGAAGGGTGTGACCTGCTCGGCGGGCCGGACCCGATCGGGGACAGGGCGCCGCGGGACATGCGGGACGTGACCGCGCGCGAGCTCGAGGGGTACGACGCGGTGGTATGTCTGGCCGCCCTGTCGAACGATCCACTCGGCAACCTGGACAAGGCCGCGACGTACTCGGTCAACCTGGACGGCACGCTGAACGTCGCGCAGGCCGCCAAGGACGCGGGCGTCGAACGGTTCCTGTTCGCGTCGTCGTGCAGCCTGTACGGCGCGGCCGGCTCCGAGGCGGTCGGCGAGGACGCCGAGATGTTCCCGGTCACGGCGTACGGCGAGACCAAGGCGCTGGCCGAGCAGGAGCTGTCGAAGCTTGCCGACGACACCTTCAGCCCGACGTACCTGCGCAACGCGACCGCCTACGGCGCGTCGACCCGGCTGCGGCTGGACATCGTGGTCAACAATCTGACCGCGATCGCGCTGACGTCCGGTCAGGTCCGGCTGGAGAGCGACGGTACGCCGTGGCGCCCGCTGGTCCACATCGAGGACATCAGCCGCGCGTTCCTGACCGTGCTCGAGTCGCCGCGGGACGTGATCCACGACGAGGCGTTCAACGTCGGCCGGTCCGAGGACGTCGTCCAGGTCCGCGACATCGCCGAGATGGTCCGCGAGGCCGTGCCCGGCTCGACACTGTCGATCGCCGAGGGCGCCGGCCCGGACCTGCGCAACTACAAGGTCGACTTCAGCAAGCTCAACGACACGTTCCCCGAGCTGCAGCTGCAGTGGACGGTCCGCAAGGGCGTCGAGGAGCTGTACGACGCCTACCAGCGGCACGGTCTCACGCTCGACGACTTCAACTCCGCCCAGTTCGTGCGTCTGCGCCGGATCCAGCAGCTGCTCAGCGCCGGACTCGTCGACGGCCAGCTGCGGCGCCAGACCGACGGGCAGTTCCCGGGACCGAAGGAGATGCAGTGATGAACACCCCGATGAACACCCCGATGAACACCCCGATGAGCAGCTGCCGGATCTGCGGCGCGGAGCTCACGCGCACGTTCGTCGACCTCGGTATGTCGCCGCCGTGCGAGAGCTACCTGCGCGCCGACCAGCTGGACAGCGGTGAGACGTTCTACCCGTTGCACGTCCGGATCTGCGACAACTGTCTGCTCGTCCAGCTCCCGGCGTACGTCGCCGCGGACGACGTGTT carries:
- a CDS encoding NAD-dependent epimerase/dehydratase family protein, producing the protein MRVLVTGDRGYIGAVMVPFLRAAGHSVDGLDTGLYEGCDLLGGPDPIGDRAPRDMRDVTARELEGYDAVVCLAALSNDPLGNLDKAATYSVNLDGTLNVAQAAKDAGVERFLFASSCSLYGAAGSEAVGEDAEMFPVTAYGETKALAEQELSKLADDTFSPTYLRNATAYGASTRLRLDIVVNNLTAIALTSGQVRLESDGTPWRPLVHIEDISRAFLTVLESPRDVIHDEAFNVGRSEDVVQVRDIAEMVREAVPGSTLSIAEGAGPDLRNYKVDFSKLNDTFPELQLQWTVRKGVEELYDAYQRHGLTLDDFNSAQFVRLRRIQQLLSAGLVDGQLRRQTDGQFPGPKEMQ
- a CDS encoding helix-turn-helix domain-containing protein, with product MVRKFTQVRWRPGKLGTAAVEPEDVVQARREIRLSMALARAVYERRVELGLTQSQLAERAGLTQAKVSRIEGSDTVPTLPSLSKLAHALDASLDIALDGDETRVSFTPHKTDAA